One Burkholderia sp. WP9 genomic window, TTGGTCCGCGCGAGCAGCACGTTGGCGACGGCGCCGTCGCCGAGCAGCACCACGAGCGCCGTGCCGATGAATTCTGCAATGTAAGGATGCATCGTTGGGTATCCGAAATATAGTTGTCAGGGAAGCCGCTGGATAAGCAGCTTCTTTATGTCGAGAGGCGAGTGTTAGAAAACCACGCTCAAGGCGTGTCGGCCCAAGCCTTTGCGGCGCGGATCGCGCGCTTCCAGCCGTCGAGGCATTCCTTCACGTCGGCATGCGGCAGCGCGGGGGTGAAGCGGCGGTCGAGCTTCCATTGGCTTTGCAGTTCGTCGACATCCTTCCAGTAGCCGACCGCGAGACCGGCCAGATAAGCCGCGCCCAACGCGGTCGTTTCCGACACCTTGGGGCGCACGGCGTCGACGCCGAGAATGTCCGCCTGGAATTGCATCAGCAGATTGTTCGCGCAGGCGCCGCCGTCCACTCGCAATTCGCCGATGCGAATGCCGGAGTCGGCTTCCATCGCCTTCAACACGTCGAGCGATTGATAGGCGATCGAGTCGAGCGCGGCGCGTGCGATATGCGCCGACGACGTGCCGCGCGTCACGCCGAACAGCGTGCCGCGAGCGCGTGCGTTCCAGTGCGGCGCGCCGAGACCGGCGAAGGCGGGCACCAGATACACACCGTCGCAATGCGGCACGCTGCGCGCCAGCGTTTCGATTTCAGCGGCGTTCTTGATGATGCCAAGGCCATCGCGCAGCCATTGCACCACGGCGCCGCCAATGAAAATGCTGCCTTCCAGCGCGTAATTGATCTGATCGCCGATCTGCCAGGCGATCGTGGTGACGAGATTGTTCTTCGATTCGATCGGCTTGTCGCCGGTATTCATCACGAGGAAGCAGCCGGTGCCGTAGGTGTTCTTCACCATGCCCGACTCGGTGCACATCTGGCCGAAGAGGGCAGCGTGCTGGTCGCCGGCGATGCCCGCGAGCGGAATCTTGGAAGCGAACACGGTGGTCTTGGTCGGCCCATACACTTCCGACGAAGCCCGCACTTCCGGCAGCATGCTGCGCGGAATGTCGAGCGCTTCGAGCAGCTCGTCGTCCCATTTCAGCGAGTGGATGTTGAACAGCATGGTGCGCGACGCGTTGGTGACGTCGGTGACGTGCAGGCCGCCCTTGGTGAAATTCCACACGAGCCAGCTATCGACGGTGCCGAATGCAAGGCGCCCCTGTTTGGCCTTTTCGCGCGCGCCTTCTACGTTGTCGAGAATCCAGCGGATCTTGGTCGCCGAGAAATACGAGTCGATCGGCAAGCCGGTTTTCGCGCGGACTTTTTCTTCGAGACCCTGCTCCTTCAACTGGTCGCAGAAGTCGGCAGTGCGGCGGTCCTGCCAAACGATCGCGTTATAGATCGGATGGCCGGTTTCGCGATCCCACACGATGGTGGTCTCGCGCTGATTGGTGATGCCGATCGCTGCGATCGAGGTGCCGTTCATGCCGGCGCGCGTCACGGCTTCAGCGGCGACGCCCGCCTGAGTCGACCAGATTTCCTGCGGATCGTGCTCGACCCAGCCCGGACGCGGGTAGATTTGCTGGAATTCCTTTTGAGCGGTCGACACGATATTGCCGAGCCGGTCGAACAGCATCGCGCGCGAGCTAGTGGTGCCTTGGTCAAGCGCGAGGATGTACTGATCCTGCATTGTCTCTTCTCCATGCGTTTTATGAATCGCCGGACGGGTAGCCGGCGACGGGAACGGCTTGTTGTTTTAAGCGGGCTGCAACACGTGTGACGATGCGGCCCAGCCTGGTCCAGCCGAGAGGTGAAGCGATCCGGTTCCTTCGGATGCAGCGGTGCGCTGCGTAGCGATATCTGACTATGCGCTCTGTCGCGCGGATTCGCGGGCGAACCACGTATCGATATCGCGTGTGATCGAATCGAGCGTGCCCGGTTCGACATGCAAGCCGAGTTTCGAACGGCGCCAGAGCACGTCCTGCGCGCTGCGCGCCCATTCGGTGTCGCGCAGATAAGTCAGTTCCGCTTCGTACAGGCCGGGCGC contains:
- the glpK gene encoding glycerol kinase GlpK, yielding MQDQYILALDQGTTSSRAMLFDRLGNIVSTAQKEFQQIYPRPGWVEHDPQEIWSTQAGVAAEAVTRAGMNGTSIAAIGITNQRETTIVWDRETGHPIYNAIVWQDRRTADFCDQLKEQGLEEKVRAKTGLPIDSYFSATKIRWILDNVEGAREKAKQGRLAFGTVDSWLVWNFTKGGLHVTDVTNASRTMLFNIHSLKWDDELLEALDIPRSMLPEVRASSEVYGPTKTTVFASKIPLAGIAGDQHAALFGQMCTESGMVKNTYGTGCFLVMNTGDKPIESKNNLVTTIAWQIGDQINYALEGSIFIGGAVVQWLRDGLGIIKNAAEIETLARSVPHCDGVYLVPAFAGLGAPHWNARARGTLFGVTRGTSSAHIARAALDSIAYQSLDVLKAMEADSGIRIGELRVDGGACANNLLMQFQADILGVDAVRPKVSETTALGAAYLAGLAVGYWKDVDELQSQWKLDRRFTPALPHADVKECLDGWKRAIRAAKAWADTP